Sequence from the Nocardia cyriacigeorgica GUH-2 genome:
GGCGGCGCTGTTCGGCGAGATCTTCGGCCAGACCGAGGTCGGTGCCGACGATTCGTTCTTCGAACTGGGCGGCCATTCACTGCTGGCCAACCGGCTGGTGGTACGCATCCGCGCGGAGTTCGGCGTGCAGATCGACGTGCGCGCGCCCTTCGACACGCCCACCGTCGCCGGGTTGGCGGCGCTGATCGAGGCCACGCCGGTGAGCGCTGGCGTCAACGGTCTGCCGCCGTTGACGAAACAGCCGCGCCCGGAGCTGGTTCCGCTGTCCTACCAGCAGCGCGCCGAATGGGACGCCGGGGCCACCGGTGCGGTGCAGACTGCGGTCCGGATCACCGGTCCGATCGACGAGGAAGCGCTGACGGCGGCGCTGAACGATGTGATCGCCCGGCACGCCGCGCTGCGCACCGTGTTCTCCGGCGGCAGCGAACCGCCTCGAACGGTGTTGCCCTCGGCCGGAGGCGCTATCGCCGCTGCCGAGCGCCCCGACGGCGAACCGCACCAGGTGGTCCTGCACTCAGTCGAGACAACCATCGCCTTCACCGAAATCGCCGAAGGCGAACTGCCGGTAGCGCTCGTTTCAGCCGCGGCCCACCGGTTCGATCTCACCGCCGGCCCCCTGCTGTCGGCTCGAATCTTCCTGCTGGACCAGAACACCCGCGTCCTTTCGCTCGTCGCGCATCGCCTCGTCGCCGATGAGCCGTCGCTGCGCACGGTCGTCTCCGATCTCGCCATCGCCTACCGCTGCCGTGTCGGGACCGGCGCGCCGCCGCAGTGGGGTCCGCCGGCCATCGATCACGTCGACTACACCCTGTGGCAGCACGCGGCCGCGGAGTCGGCCGGCGCCGGATTGCAGGAGCGGCAGCGGGCGCAGACGGACCTGCCCGCTCCGGTCGACCTCGCCGCCGACCGCGCGAACGCCGACGCCGACGGTGCCCACACTGTCGGTTTCGGCATTCCCACGGGCTTGCGGCATCAGCTCGAGGCGCGCGCCGAAGCCTGCGGCGCCACCGAATTCATGCTGTACCAGGCGGCCGTCGCCACCCTGCTGCACAAGCTCGGCGCGGGCCGTGAGATCGCGCTGGCCACGCCCGCCACCGGCCGCACCGATACCGTGGCTGCCGACCTGGTCGGGCCGCTGTCGAGCAGGCTGATGCTGCGCACCGATCTGTCCGGTGAGCCGACTCTCGCGCAGGTGCTCGACCGCGCCCGCGACGCCGCCCTGGATGCCTTCCGCGATCAAGACCTGCCGGTCAGCGCTACACGAAAGGCCGTGCCGCAGGCGGAGGTCCGCTGCGAGGACGACCACCGATCCGCCGGAACCTGGCTATCCGACGACCTGCACCTGGCGCCCGAACCAATCGCAGTCAGCACCCCGCGCGAGCTGACCTTCGTGTTCACCACCACGGCCGAGGGCGAGGTCGACGCGCAGGTGATCGCCGACGCCGGCCGCTACGAGGCCGCCACCGTCGCGCTGTTCGCCCGCCACCTGCTGACGGTGCTGGAAGCCTTCGCCGACGCACCCGACCGCACCGTGCCCGACCTGCGGCTCATGACCACCGGCGAGCAGGAGCGAGTGCTGGGGGAGTGGTCCACCGGCGTCGAACCCTCCGATCTGCGCAGCCTGGGCGCGCTGTTCCGGCACGGTCGAGCCGTCCCCGGTATCCGGGTCGCATTGCGCTGCGGCAGTGAGCAACTCACCTACGGCGAGCTGTATCAGCGGCTGGACCAGCTGATCGCGGGCGACGCCACGGGCGAACCCGGCGGTGAACTCGGCGTGGACGCGCTGGCCAACCTGCTCGCCGCGCTGGCCCGGCTGTTGCCGCCGGCCGCACCCGTCAACAAGTACAGCGCGCCGCCGGCTGCCACGGCCGAGGGCGAGCGCACCGATGCGGCGACAGCCGCGACACACCGTTCAGCAGAGGTCGGATCGCTCGCGCTGCCGCTCACCGCTCTCACCGCCGCCGTCGCGGACCGCCGCTGTGTCGCCGCCGATCGCCGTCGCGCCGACGCCGATCCCGCGCGCAAACCCGCCGACGTGCGGTTGTTCGCCATGGCTGCCGACGATCCCCAACTCGCAGCCGATCTGCTGGCGGCGCTGACCGACGGCGCGACCTTCGTCCTCGCGACGGACGGCCAGCGCACCGACCCGGCCGCGCTGGCCGAGGTGATCGCCCGGCACGGCGTGACTCAGGTGATCGCCACACCGTCGCTGCTCGCGGGCCTCGCGTCGGCGGGCGTCGACGCGCTGCCGACGGTGCATCGCTGGGATGTGAACGGAATCGATTGGTCCCCAGAGCTTCCCGCGCTCCTGCGGGAACTCGCACCGGATTCGGTCGCCACCTTCGCCTACCGTGCCCGCGCCTATCTGGGGGCGGCCGCACGCGGGTCGATGGGCGGCGCGGGCCGGGCGCGTCCGGTGCCCGGCGCGCGGATTCTGGTGCTCGACGAGCGGCTGCGGGCGGTGGCGCCGGGTGTGCTCGGTGCGGTGTACGTCGGCGGGATCGCGCTGGCCTCCCAGTTCACCGGGGGCGACGGGACCGACGGCTTCGTCGCCGACCCGTTCGAGCCGGGCGGGCGTTTGTTCCGCACCGGCGACACGGCCAGATGGACCACCGACGGACGACTCGCCTTCGCGCAAGCTTAGGCTTACCTACGATCATCCGAGTTCGGTCGGGGTCGAAGCAAGGAGTACGAATGAAACTGGCTCGAAGGACCGCGCGGCGAGGTGTGCTCGCGCGGCTGGGAATGGCCGCGGTGGCGACGGTGCTGGCCGTCTCGGTGGCGGCCTGTGGCGCCGACTCCGAGGGCGGCGACGGCGCGGGCGTGACCGTCAAGCACAAGCTCGGCGAGACGACGGTCGAGGGCACGCCCGAGCGCGTCGTCACCATCGGCAACCAGTGGCTCGACGCCTCGCTCGCCCTGGGCGTGACGCCGGTCGGTTACGCCGACAACGTCTCCATCCTGGCCGGCGGGCAGAAGGTGCCGTGGGCGCCCGATTCGCTCGGCGACGCCAAGGTGCTGAAGCAGGGGTCGGATATGGCCGAGCAGATCGCGGCGCTCGAGCCGGATCTGATCCTGGTGCCCGGCTTCCTGGTCGATCAGGCGATGTACGACAAGCTGTCCAAGCTCGCCCCGACCATCGGCCCGGTCTCCCTCGGCGCCGAGGTCGACCTGTGGACCGATCAGGTGACCCAGCTCGGCCGGGTGCTGCACAAGGAAGACGAAGCGACCAAGGTGATCGCCGATGTCGACACCAAGATCAAGGACGTCTCGGCGAAGTACCCGAACCTCGCCGGCAAGACCTTCCTTACGTGCATGCTGACCGGCCCGTCCCAGCTCATGGTGATGGCCGACCCCGAGGACGGTTCGGCGCAGATGTTCTACGAGCTCGGCCTGACCATCCCGCAGAACATCGCCGCGGAATCGCCCGCGGGCGGGCGGCTCGCGCTCTCCCCGGAGCGCCTGGGCGACCTGACCTCCGACATCCTCATGTGCGGTGCCATGCCGGCCTATGAGCAGAAGTTCAAGGAGCTGCCGGGCTACAACGACCTGCCCGCGGTGAAGTCGGGTGGCATGACCTTCCTCGACACCCTCACCATCAGCGCGATCAACACCCCGACCGCGCTGTCGGTGCCGTACGTGCTGGAGAAGCTCGACCCGACGTTCGCCGCCGTCGGCAAGTAGGAGTGATCGGGCTGGGCATATCCGAACGGGATATGCCCAGCCTGCCTCGGGGCCGACTCAGATTGAGGCCCGATGGCGTGGGTACCGTCCGGCCAGGCGGGCAACAGGTTTCGCCAGGCCTCACGGGAGTGCGTGATCCGGGCCGCTCGACTCGCGTCGGACAGTAAGGATAGGCTAACTTATTACCCGGGTGCGGTGGTTTCGCGACCGCCCGCGCACCCTGTTCGTTCTCGATCGGTAAGTAAAGGATCGCAATGCCGGATTCCCTTGTGCAGAACCTGACCGCGCCCAAGACTGCCGGTGGATCCGGGGCCGATCGGGGCGTCCCGCTGGCGCCCGCGCAGCAGGCGGTCCTGCTGCCCGAGCGGCTGCATCGCAAGCCCGCGGCGAATCTGTTCATCGCGCTGGAGCTCACCGGCGACGTCGATCCGAGCGCACTGGACCGGGCCGTCGTCGCGGTGCTGACCGAGCACGCGATCCTGCGCACCGTCTTCCCCGACGATCGCCGCATCCCGTATCAGCGGGCCGTCGAGGCGCCCGAATCGGTCGTCGAGATCGGCCGCAGCGTCGATGACGACTCCGCACTCGAACTCGCGCTCGCCCAGGATGCCGAGCACCGCTTCGATCTGGTGCGGGAACTGCCGATCCGGGCCCGGCTGTACCGACTGCCCAGTCGCGATGTGCTCTCCCTCGTGGTGCATTCCGTCGCCGCCGACGACCGCTCGATCGAACTGCTGGTCGCGGCCATCTTCGCCACTTACGCCGGCACCGAGCCCGCGGCGGCAGGCCAGTTCGCCGATTTCGTGCCCGCGCAGTTGAAGGCGCTCGCCGCCACCGCGGCCAACGATCCGGCGCT
This genomic interval carries:
- a CDS encoding ABC transporter substrate-binding protein, with protein sequence MKLARRTARRGVLARLGMAAVATVLAVSVAACGADSEGGDGAGVTVKHKLGETTVEGTPERVVTIGNQWLDASLALGVTPVGYADNVSILAGGQKVPWAPDSLGDAKVLKQGSDMAEQIAALEPDLILVPGFLVDQAMYDKLSKLAPTIGPVSLGAEVDLWTDQVTQLGRVLHKEDEATKVIADVDTKIKDVSAKYPNLAGKTFLTCMLTGPSQLMVMADPEDGSAQMFYELGLTIPQNIAAESPAGGRLALSPERLGDLTSDILMCGAMPAYEQKFKELPGYNDLPAVKSGGMTFLDTLTISAINTPTALSVPYVLEKLDPTFAAVGK